A window from Lactiplantibacillus pentosus encodes these proteins:
- a CDS encoding mucin-binding protein — protein sequence MKNRFNQIGLTSKTHFKLYKSGRRWVTAGITVFSVGLGLTFSQVEQVKAATSTAADDAESSSNVNASATTVKSQTVVLKSGASSTTEKADTAATASTAAKTTSTAKSDEATKTDSGSTGAKTDATTNSSRTATKTGDEMATTATDETSTVNASSDNTKADTTATVSSDTVVSQSETSDTQSTVASKSDSASVATTNQATTDESTGTSVLSDATTPATTQGTKDDSNTSNQNGNQENPSTGNSTTDATTDSSNDSDSSEQASDTASESDVAVNASVDSSTTPMTRLRTNATMAALSLTPITTSTSLTTKSAIQAVSAVASADETQATVSLATKGTVTMTYHVNNAALNYLGDHISGPEASPDNDIAYNIQDAAGNYLTDTNGQKVNLLYLLFMDVGNVKDYFDIAYKDVNGQVTNYNGDTDLAELDQVGTYAFTLSAAGKSAMADIIQEYATYYDLADDVNLDDYVPTFSADASAYTFTVKILPATITNEGVGNILLMAATSQEYSGSLTMLPQVTVRDGSSKIILQIKNGVITAASDDIAGQANQTILTAADFTDTYQGTEPNLTGADVGSYTMTLNAAGQAAIQAALGSNYVLDASSVFTKTSNKVTAAPLQLTAADDTVTYDGKAHGTSVSVTSGTAYDQFDFTTPTEINAGSYTMTAGLADADQAALLAKNYTVTKIDGTLVIKPAALTVTVNNASVDYDGQAHGTTASVTSGTNYDALTFTAVTADGSGTATETNAGSYAMTGTTADATQNYQITYVNGTLTINTVKATITIPSQVYWVDGTTKNLTATVSGTVNGESLSYRLTDGMSSVGTKTITATVDQTSAVNQNYQISVTPGTLTIGDVNVVYRYEYIDAGGQTHVVETDTGRATHGTDVTATDYLNYTTVGQPKTGYTLKSDNTGIAANGTLTDEGGTVVYVYLANTETATVTYVDGTTGATLTAAPLEGAYGTTSDYRTADTIANYENNGYELVSDNYPNNGVSFDEDGTVKSFQVTLVHKFVTVTPDDPGYPGEPIEPDNPNGPKYPVGTATDDLTEAVRQTIEYRYQNGSQAVADNVQTLTFSRTATVDEVNQAVVYTDWLTSGAITGAYQTVVSPVITGYTADKLSVAGQDSVTGASDNTTIVVTYQLNQETATVTYVDGTTGETLEPKTLTGDYQTLSDYQTADTIAKYLDLGYQLASDNFPTSGQIFDEDGVVQTYTVTLTHKLVTVTPDDPGYPGEPIDPDNPNGPTYPVGTTTADLTKSIRQTINYRYQNGSQAAADNVQTVTFKRSGMVDEVANTVVYTDWNTGNARTETYTAVTSPIMTGYTADKLSVAGNDGVANTDLNTQITVTYTANQEQATVTYIDVMTGKTLSIESLTGGYQTISDYSTAATIAKYGKAGYALVTDDYPVSGNIFANDGNPQTYTVTLTHKLVTVTPDDPGTPGEPIDPDNPDGPTYPVGTAIDGLTKAVRQTINYRYQDGSQAAADNVQTVMFTRTATVDEVANTVVYTDWTNGSDTTGTYAPVTSPVMTGYTVDQSRVAGNDAVTNTDSNTNVVVTYTANQEQATVTYIDETTGKTLSIQRLSGDYHTASAYRTAATIASYVNQGYELLSDDYPTSGQIFDQDGVTKAYTVKLGHQLITVTPDQPGTPGQPIDPKNPGGPSYPAGTAKTDLTKDVLQTINYRYQNGRQAAADNVQTVTFTRTATVDEVDHSVIIYTDWTSGDGPRGIYQAMTSPTITGYTPDQSRIAGNNAVTSDDQNTTLTVTYAPNQETTFVSYIDGTTGKTLATKQVTGAYQSKSDYRTADQIATYVQAGYELVSDDFPTSGLIFNQDGVKQTYTVKLGHKLITVTPDQPGTPGQPIDPDNPAGPTYPRGTAVQDLTKSVSQTIHYQFSDGRSAGTDQVQTLTFDRMATIDEVDGTLVYTAWLNGTTATGRYTPVATPQITGYTADQQRVAGNEAVTSADQNTDVVVTYTLNTEQAVITYVDATTGKTLATETLTGDYQTASAYRTAATIASYVSRGYELTSDDFPTSGLIFNHDGVATHYLVRLAHGTDATTTTKTITQTVRYQDGAGKQLHVDTVRTLTFSRADVVDKVTGDVTAGAWSSNDAGSTFASVPALSITGYRATVAGTQAVTVTPTSGDDVQTIRYVADEPNPGETPKTPNKTVTVTTPDKITPAKKTPQTGTQQKVNQTAQTKRATSATKQSDRVNQSVQAKRQVVTPKTKQSTRVRHTAETKRPVAVAKSVQSTASVKSTTTQAPVRQQAQTHKQATLPQTGDDRQASVAAEILGLTAATLLVGLGALLKKRRN from the coding sequence ATGAAAAATCGATTCAATCAAATAGGTTTAACAAGTAAGACGCATTTTAAACTTTACAAGTCTGGCCGGCGTTGGGTAACTGCCGGCATCACGGTGTTTTCAGTTGGACTTGGTTTAACGTTTAGTCAGGTGGAACAAGTCAAAGCGGCAACTAGTACGGCTGCGGATGACGCCGAAAGTAGCAGCAATGTCAATGCGAGTGCGACCACGGTCAAGAGCCAGACCGTGGTTTTAAAGTCAGGGGCTTCGTCGACGACTGAGAAAGCGGATACTGCTGCCACGGCAAGCACTGCGGCGAAGACAACGTCGACGGCAAAGTCTGATGAAGCGACTAAAACTGATTCAGGGAGCACCGGGGCTAAGACAGATGCCACCACTAATTCGTCGAGGACTGCGACTAAAACCGGGGATGAAATGGCGACAACTGCAACGGATGAGACTAGTACGGTAAATGCATCCAGCGATAATACTAAAGCGGATACAACCGCAACGGTTTCGAGTGATACGGTCGTTTCCCAATCTGAAACAAGTGACACGCAATCAACGGTGGCTTCAAAATCTGATTCAGCCAGTGTTGCGACCACTAATCAGGCTACTACGGATGAATCAACGGGGACTAGTGTGCTTTCGGATGCGACGACCCCGGCAACGACGCAAGGTACTAAGGACGATTCAAATACGAGTAATCAGAATGGTAATCAAGAGAACCCGTCGACGGGTAATTCCACGACTGATGCGACAACGGATAGTTCGAATGACAGCGACTCTAGTGAACAGGCAAGTGATACTGCCTCAGAATCAGATGTTGCAGTCAATGCCTCAGTAGATTCTAGCACAACGCCAATGACGCGTTTGCGGACGAATGCAACAATGGCCGCGCTAAGTTTAACGCCGATAACCACCAGCACCTCACTGACGACTAAATCAGCCATTCAGGCTGTATCGGCGGTAGCCAGCGCGGATGAAACCCAGGCGACGGTCTCACTAGCGACCAAGGGCACTGTCACGATGACCTATCATGTGAATAACGCGGCCCTGAATTATTTGGGTGATCATATTAGTGGACCAGAAGCTAGCCCGGATAATGATATCGCTTACAATATTCAAGATGCAGCTGGTAATTACTTAACGGATACGAACGGTCAAAAAGTCAATCTATTATATTTATTATTTATGGATGTAGGCAATGTTAAAGATTATTTTGATATTGCTTATAAAGATGTCAACGGCCAGGTCACGAATTATAATGGTGATACCGATTTGGCAGAGCTTGATCAAGTCGGAACTTATGCCTTTACATTGAGTGCTGCTGGAAAATCAGCGATGGCTGACATTATTCAGGAATATGCGACTTACTATGACCTTGCGGACGATGTCAACTTAGATGACTATGTGCCAACATTTTCAGCGGATGCTTCAGCCTATACCTTTACCGTCAAAATTTTGCCAGCAACCATTACAAACGAAGGTGTTGGAAATATTTTGTTGATGGCGGCAACTTCTCAGGAATATTCTGGTTCACTGACAATGTTGCCACAAGTAACGGTCAGGGATGGCTCGAGTAAAATAATTCTCCAAATCAAGAATGGCGTCATTACCGCGGCAAGTGACGATATCGCTGGCCAGGCTAATCAGACCATTTTGACGGCAGCTGATTTCACGGACACTTACCAAGGCACTGAACCCAATTTAACGGGTGCCGATGTTGGGTCATACACGATGACCTTAAACGCTGCCGGGCAGGCTGCCATTCAAGCGGCACTGGGGTCAAATTACGTTCTCGACGCATCGTCAGTGTTCACCAAAACCAGTAATAAAGTGACGGCTGCACCACTGCAACTAACGGCAGCCGATGACACCGTGACATACGATGGTAAGGCCCACGGGACCAGCGTCAGTGTCACTAGTGGAACGGCGTATGATCAATTTGATTTTACAACGCCAACTGAAATCAATGCCGGCTCTTACACCATGACGGCGGGATTGGCTGATGCCGACCAAGCGGCACTTTTAGCCAAAAATTATACCGTTACCAAGATTGATGGCACACTTGTGATTAAGCCGGCAGCCCTAACTGTAACCGTGAACAATGCGAGTGTTGATTACGATGGGCAGGCGCATGGGACGACGGCGAGTGTCACCAGTGGGACCAATTATGATGCGTTGACCTTTACCGCCGTTACCGCAGATGGCAGTGGGACTGCAACTGAAACCAATGCGGGATCGTATGCCATGACCGGTACCACTGCCGATGCAACACAAAATTATCAAATCACGTATGTGAATGGCACGTTGACGATCAATACCGTTAAGGCCACGATTACCATTCCGAGTCAGGTTTATTGGGTTGATGGCACGACTAAAAATTTGACGGCGACCGTTTCTGGGACCGTTAATGGCGAGTCACTGAGCTATCGTCTGACTGACGGGATGAGTTCGGTGGGTACCAAAACCATTACCGCGACTGTCGATCAGACCAGTGCGGTCAATCAAAACTATCAAATTAGTGTGACTCCAGGTACTTTAACGATTGGTGATGTGAACGTCGTCTATCGTTACGAGTACATTGATGCTGGCGGACAGACGCATGTCGTTGAAACGGACACGGGTCGTGCGACCCACGGGACGGATGTGACCGCTACCGATTACTTGAATTATACGACTGTTGGACAGCCTAAGACTGGCTACACCTTAAAATCTGACAATACCGGAATTGCCGCTAACGGCACGTTAACCGATGAGGGCGGCACCGTGGTCTACGTTTATTTAGCGAATACGGAAACCGCCACCGTGACGTATGTCGATGGGACGACGGGGGCCACACTAACGGCTGCTCCCTTGGAAGGTGCTTACGGCACGACTTCTGACTATCGAACAGCTGACACGATTGCGAACTATGAGAATAATGGCTATGAGTTGGTTAGTGATAACTATCCGAACAACGGTGTGTCCTTCGATGAGGATGGAACTGTCAAAAGCTTTCAAGTCACCTTGGTTCATAAGTTTGTTACGGTGACACCGGATGACCCTGGATATCCTGGGGAACCAATTGAACCTGATAATCCGAATGGGCCAAAATATCCAGTCGGGACAGCGACCGATGATCTGACTGAAGCTGTCCGCCAAACGATTGAATATCGCTACCAAAATGGCAGTCAGGCTGTGGCTGATAATGTGCAAACACTGACGTTTAGCCGCACCGCCACAGTTGATGAAGTCAATCAAGCGGTAGTTTATACGGATTGGTTAACCAGTGGCGCAATCACTGGTGCTTATCAAACGGTCGTTTCGCCAGTGATTACGGGGTATACTGCCGATAAGCTCAGTGTTGCCGGTCAAGATTCAGTAACAGGAGCTAGCGATAACACAACGATTGTGGTGACATACCAGCTTAATCAGGAAACGGCGACCGTGACATATGTCGATGGGACCACTGGAGAGACCTTGGAACCAAAAACTTTGACTGGGGATTATCAGACCTTATCTGATTACCAGACCGCTGACACCATTGCCAAATACCTTGATCTGGGCTATCAATTAGCTAGTGATAATTTTCCAACCTCTGGCCAAATATTTGATGAGGATGGCGTTGTTCAAACTTATACGGTCACTTTGACGCACAAGTTGGTTACCGTGACGCCGGACGATCCTGGATACCCAGGTGAACCGATCGATCCTGATAATCCAAATGGTCCGACTTATCCAGTAGGGACAACGACTGCTGACTTGACTAAATCGATTCGCCAGACGATCAACTATCGCTATCAGAACGGCAGTCAGGCTGCGGCTGATAATGTGCAAACGGTGACGTTTAAGCGAAGTGGGATGGTAGATGAAGTCGCTAATACGGTCGTTTATACGGACTGGAATACTGGCAATGCGAGGACCGAGACTTATACAGCCGTGACGTCACCAATAATGACGGGTTATACGGCCGATAAGTTAAGTGTGGCCGGTAACGATGGCGTCGCCAACACTGACCTGAATACGCAGATCACGGTGACGTATACGGCCAATCAAGAACAAGCAACCGTGACCTATATTGATGTAATGACCGGAAAAACGTTATCGATTGAGTCCTTAACTGGTGGTTATCAAACGATATCTGACTACAGCACTGCCGCAACAATCGCCAAATACGGCAAAGCGGGTTATGCTTTAGTAACGGATGACTATCCAGTATCCGGAAACATTTTTGCAAACGACGGGAATCCTCAAACTTACACGGTCACCCTGACGCACAAGTTGGTTACCGTGACACCGGATGATCCTGGAACCCCAGGTGAACCGATTGATCCTGATAATCCAGACGGGCCGACTTATCCAGTTGGGACGGCGATTGATGGCTTGACTAAAGCCGTTCGCCAGACAATCAACTATCGCTATCAGGACGGCAGTCAGGCTGCGGCTGATAATGTGCAAACGGTGATGTTTACGCGCACTGCGACGGTCGATGAAGTCGCTAACACGGTCGTTTACACCGACTGGACTAACGGTAGTGACACAACTGGGACCTATGCTCCGGTAACTTCGCCGGTAATGACCGGTTATACCGTTGATCAGTCGCGTGTGGCGGGTAACGATGCCGTCACCAATACTGACTCGAATACGAACGTCGTTGTGACGTATACGGCCAACCAAGAACAAGCTACCGTGACCTATATTGATGAGACGACCGGGAAAACGTTATCGATTCAGCGCTTATCTGGTGACTATCACACGGCATCTGCTTATCGGACCGCTGCGACGATTGCGAGTTACGTGAACCAGGGCTATGAATTACTGAGCGATGATTATCCAACTTCTGGTCAGATCTTTGATCAGGATGGCGTCACCAAAGCTTATACGGTCAAACTTGGTCATCAGTTGATTACGGTCACACCAGATCAACCAGGGACGCCGGGACAGCCGATTGATCCTAAAAATCCAGGTGGGCCAAGCTATCCAGCAGGGACTGCAAAGACTGATTTGACGAAAGACGTGCTTCAAACGATCAACTATCGCTATCAAAATGGGCGTCAGGCTGCGGCCGATAATGTGCAAACGGTGACGTTTACGCGCACTGCGACAGTCGATGAAGTCGATCATTCAGTTATTATTTATACGGATTGGACCTCGGGTGATGGGCCACGCGGTATCTATCAAGCGATGACGTCACCAACGATTACGGGTTATACCCCTGATCAGTCACGAATTGCTGGAAATAATGCGGTTACCAGTGATGATCAGAATACGACGCTCACTGTGACGTACGCACCAAACCAGGAAACCACATTTGTCAGCTATATTGACGGGACGACGGGCAAAACGTTGGCCACTAAACAAGTGACCGGCGCTTACCAATCGAAATCTGATTACCGGACAGCGGACCAAATTGCGACCTATGTCCAAGCAGGGTATGAACTGGTGAGCGACGACTTTCCAACTTCGGGATTGATTTTTAATCAGGATGGCGTCAAGCAGACGTATACGGTCAAACTTGGCCATAAATTGATTACGGTCACACCAGATCAACCGGGGACGCCGGGTCAACCGATCGATCCAGATAATCCAGCTGGGCCGACCTATCCGAGAGGCACGGCTGTACAAGATTTGACCAAGTCTGTCAGCCAAACCATCCACTATCAGTTTAGTGATGGCCGTTCTGCTGGCACTGATCAGGTCCAAACGCTGACTTTTGACCGGATGGCGACGATTGATGAAGTTGATGGCACCCTTGTTTACACCGCTTGGCTGAATGGTACGACAGCTACTGGCCGTTATACGCCGGTAGCAACGCCGCAAATAACGGGCTATACCGCTGATCAACAGCGTGTGGCGGGCAATGAGGCAGTCACGTCTGCTGACCAGAATACTGATGTGGTCGTCACGTATACGCTGAATACGGAACAAGCGGTAATTACGTACGTGGATGCCACGACTGGTAAAACCTTAGCAACGGAGACCTTAACCGGTGACTATCAAACCGCATCCGCTTATCGAACCGCTGCGACGATTGCCAGCTACGTGAGCCGGGGCTATGAATTAACGAGTGACGACTTTCCAACTTCCGGATTGATTTTTAATCATGACGGGGTCGCGACGCACTATCTCGTTCGTTTAGCACACGGGACGGATGCGACAACGACTACTAAGACGATTACGCAAACGGTGCGTTATCAAGATGGTGCCGGCAAACAACTACATGTCGATACGGTCAGGACGCTGACGTTTAGCCGTGCTGATGTGGTCGACAAAGTAACTGGTGACGTGACGGCGGGGGCCTGGTCATCAAATGACGCTGGCAGCACGTTTGCTAGCGTGCCCGCGTTAAGCATTACTGGCTATCGAGCCACGGTGGCCGGGACTCAAGCAGTTACGGTGACCCCAACAAGTGGTGACGATGTCCAAACGATTCGTTACGTGGCGGATGAACCCAACCCTGGTGAGACGCCTAAAACGCCCAATAAGACTGTTACGGTGACGACGCCGGATAAAATCACACCGGCGAAGAAAACGCCGCAGACGGGTACACAGCAGAAGGTCAATCAAACGGCTCAAACTAAGCGAGCAACTAGTGCGACCAAGCAATCTGATCGAGTTAATCAGTCAGTTCAAGCTAAACGCCAGGTCGTTACGCCGAAGACGAAGCAATCAACGCGCGTGCGTCATACGGCTGAAACCAAGCGTCCGGTTGCGGTGGCCAAATCCGTACAGTCAACGGCGTCAGTCAAGTCAACGACAACGCAAGCGCCGGTTCGGCAGCAAGCCCAAACCCACAAGCAAGCGACTTTACCGCAGACTGGTGATGACCGGCAAGCTAGTGTGGCGGCCGAGATTCTGGGCTTGACGGCCGCTACTTTGTTGGTCGGGTTAGGGGCGTTACTCAAGAAGCGGCGCAACTAG
- a CDS encoding ABC transporter ATP-binding protein: MIEIHDLTKRYGDKTALNQLNLNIAPGQIFGLLGHNGAGKSTTIKNLVSIIQPTSGTITVDGLDLAQQRLAVKAKISYVPDTPDIFLQLSAMEYWDLIAAAYQKSEAEVQQRRQQLMALFDMAEHAEEPMASYSHGMRQKAIVIGALLPDPDIWILDEPMQGLDPQAAFDLKNLMKAHAAKGKTVIFSTHNLDTAQQLCDQLAILKQGQLIYTGTVEALLAQHPQQSLETIYLEMAGRPTNGALVDAIEGEPDE; this comes from the coding sequence ATGATTGAAATTCACGATTTAACGAAGCGGTATGGGGATAAAACGGCTTTAAATCAGCTCAACCTGAACATTGCACCAGGCCAAATTTTTGGACTTTTAGGCCATAATGGTGCTGGTAAATCAACGACGATCAAAAACCTAGTAAGTATTATCCAACCCACGAGTGGCACGATCACGGTTGATGGCTTAGACCTTGCACAGCAGCGGTTGGCGGTCAAAGCCAAGATTTCCTACGTGCCGGATACGCCTGATATTTTCCTACAATTGTCAGCGATGGAGTACTGGGATTTGATTGCTGCAGCTTATCAAAAATCTGAGGCAGAGGTCCAACAGCGCCGGCAACAATTGATGGCCTTATTCGATATGGCTGAACATGCTGAAGAACCGATGGCCAGCTATTCACACGGGATGCGGCAAAAAGCAATCGTAATTGGCGCGTTGCTTCCGGATCCCGACATCTGGATTCTGGATGAGCCAATGCAGGGATTAGATCCGCAAGCGGCCTTTGATTTGAAAAATCTGATGAAGGCACACGCGGCCAAGGGTAAAACGGTGATTTTTTCGACGCATAATTTGGATACCGCTCAGCAGTTATGCGACCAGTTAGCAATCTTGAAGCAGGGTCAACTCATTTATACCGGCACGGTCGAAGCGTTGTTAGCGCAACATCCGCAACAATCGTTGGAGACCATTTATCTCGAAATGGCAGGACGACCGACGAATGGGGCCTTGGTGGATGCGATTGAGGGTGAGCCAGATGAATAA
- the trpD gene encoding anthranilate phosphoribosyltransferase produces the protein MIENAIAQLTNQKNLDFATTQQVMTEIMQGHATDAQIGSFLTALAIKHATIDEIAGAATAMRAQALSFRAGRPTLEIVGTGGDRSNSFNISTTTALVVAAAGVPVTKHGNRAASSKSGAADVLEALGVKIDLTPAQSLALLNQTNFAFMYAREYHQAMRFVAPARQQIKIPTIFNVLGPLANPAHAQMQLLGVYRQDLMAPLAQVLIKLGVKHAMVVHSRDGLDEISAAAPTDIIDINDGHLTTTTMTPEQFGLKRCAHADLIGGTAQENAAITRSILAGEPGAPRDVVLMNAAAALHIAKPQLTLADALALATQTIDSGQAAAELTQLIQKSQAVMAS, from the coding sequence ATGATTGAAAACGCAATTGCACAACTAACCAACCAAAAAAATCTCGACTTTGCAACGACCCAACAGGTGATGACCGAAATTATGCAAGGGCACGCGACCGACGCTCAGATTGGCAGCTTTTTAACGGCACTAGCCATCAAACACGCAACCATTGATGAAATTGCCGGCGCGGCCACTGCGATGCGGGCGCAGGCATTATCATTCAGAGCGGGGCGACCGACCTTAGAAATCGTCGGGACTGGTGGTGATCGGTCTAATTCGTTCAACATCTCAACGACGACCGCGCTCGTGGTAGCGGCCGCCGGGGTACCCGTCACCAAGCACGGTAACCGGGCCGCTTCATCGAAGAGCGGCGCTGCCGATGTCTTGGAAGCGTTAGGGGTCAAAATTGATTTAACGCCTGCCCAAAGCTTAGCCCTCTTGAATCAGACTAATTTTGCCTTTATGTACGCTCGTGAATACCATCAAGCGATGCGTTTTGTGGCCCCGGCACGGCAACAAATCAAGATTCCAACCATTTTTAACGTCCTAGGTCCGCTGGCAAATCCGGCGCATGCCCAAATGCAATTATTAGGGGTCTATCGTCAAGATTTGATGGCCCCGCTGGCACAAGTTTTAATCAAATTGGGTGTCAAACACGCGATGGTCGTGCATAGTCGTGATGGTTTGGATGAAATCTCAGCCGCGGCGCCAACGGATATCATTGACATTAATGACGGCCACTTAACGACGACCACCATGACACCAGAGCAATTCGGTTTGAAACGCTGTGCGCATGCCGATTTGATTGGTGGGACGGCTCAGGAAAACGCTGCGATCACGCGGTCGATTTTAGCGGGTGAACCCGGTGCACCGCGCGACGTCGTCCTCATGAATGCCGCTGCCGCACTTCACATTGCGAAGCCGCAGCTAACTTTGGCCGATGCCTTGGCGCTCGCCACGCAGACGATCGATTCAGGTCAGGCCGCCGCAGAACTCACGCAATTGATTCAGAAGAGTCAGGCGGTGATGGCGTCATGA
- a CDS encoding anthranilate synthase component I family protein, which yields MKPTLQTLMPYQTHYPYVPVMVQRTLPDFDPLAVAKLVQRMGNGFALTIDRHHRYSYFSFKPQQSLTSRTLASHDRTHPNDALQAILTQYRTPRIHGLPPFTGGLMGYFGYEYVQQFIPKLQLTPAASADLDDFGLFLVTSVLVYDHQHHELGLTQLIPTADLPTAYATAESRLTAKLESIIQQLETPLVMPPFQVQASLTMQADAPTYASRVERIRHHIRAGDIFQMIYANPRIGTMSGSLLAVHAQLQATQAPYQCYFKQADFELAAASPETLVTKQGNQIATYPLAGTRRRGKTPTEDTELARELQTNPKEIAEHNMLVDLGRNDLGQVAQFKSVRVTNLRRLIRYSQVMHLGSRVAAEVAPTTTALQVLAATFPAGTLSGAPKVEAMTLINHYEHQPRGVYGGCFGYLDCNGNMDMAIGIRLAYRSHERLVVPAGAGIVADSIGAQEFKECQNKQRAVMNAVQSAKGREVHEITH from the coding sequence ATGAAACCAACATTACAAACATTAATGCCTTATCAAACGCACTATCCCTATGTGCCAGTTATGGTACAACGAACATTACCAGACTTTGACCCGCTAGCCGTTGCCAAGCTCGTTCAACGGATGGGCAATGGTTTTGCACTGACGATCGACCGGCATCATCGTTATAGCTATTTTAGTTTTAAACCGCAGCAAAGCTTAACTAGTCGGACGTTAGCATCGCACGACCGCACCCATCCGAATGACGCGTTGCAGGCGATCCTGACGCAATATCGGACACCCCGTATTCACGGGTTACCGCCATTTACGGGTGGCCTGATGGGGTACTTCGGTTATGAATATGTTCAGCAATTCATCCCCAAGTTACAGCTGACGCCCGCGGCCAGCGCCGACTTGGATGACTTCGGACTGTTCCTAGTGACTAGTGTGTTGGTTTATGATCACCAACACCATGAATTGGGATTGACGCAGCTAATTCCGACGGCCGATTTACCCACGGCATACGCGACAGCTGAAAGTCGGCTGACGGCTAAATTGGAATCAATAATCCAGCAGTTAGAAACGCCGTTAGTCATGCCACCATTTCAGGTACAAGCATCACTTACCATGCAAGCTGATGCGCCAACGTATGCAAGTCGAGTGGAACGGATTCGGCACCATATTCGAGCCGGCGACATTTTTCAAATGATTTACGCTAATCCACGGATTGGAACCATGAGTGGGTCGCTATTAGCGGTTCACGCACAGTTGCAGGCAACGCAGGCCCCGTATCAGTGCTATTTTAAACAGGCTGATTTTGAATTAGCTGCCGCGTCGCCTGAAACCCTCGTCACCAAACAGGGCAACCAGATTGCAACCTATCCGTTAGCCGGGACGCGCCGGCGAGGGAAGACACCCACGGAAGACACCGAATTAGCACGTGAATTGCAGACGAATCCCAAGGAAATCGCGGAGCACAATATGCTGGTGGACCTTGGTCGCAACGATTTGGGCCAAGTGGCACAGTTCAAAAGTGTGCGGGTGACCAACCTCCGCCGCCTGATTCGGTATTCGCAAGTGATGCATCTAGGATCACGAGTCGCTGCGGAGGTGGCACCGACCACAACAGCACTGCAAGTCTTAGCCGCAACATTTCCAGCGGGGACGTTATCCGGTGCACCAAAAGTAGAAGCGATGACACTGATCAATCATTATGAACACCAACCACGCGGGGTTTACGGCGGCTGCTTTGGCTACTTGGATTGTAATGGCAACATGGATATGGCAATTGGCATTCGGTTGGCTTATCGCTCACATGAGCGGCTAGTTGTGCCAGCGGGTGCTGGAATCGTCGCCGATAGTATTGGTGCTCAAGAATTTAAGGAGTGCCAGAACAAACAACGCGCCGTGATGAATGCAGTACAATCCGCGAAAGGACGAGAAGTTCATGAAATTACTCATTGA
- a CDS encoding anthranilate synthase component II codes for MKLLIDNYDSFTYNLYQLIGRLTPDVRVIKNDELTVEAIEALQPTHIILSPGPGTPAHTGVSSQVVQRLAGKVPILGVCMGLEVLVTAFGGQLRAAHQLVHGQATLMQVKASPLFQDCPMQFMAARYHSLVADSSQLPGNFRVIGTNDDQEIMAIEDAGRHLYGVQFHPESIMTPAPIGEQLIRNFLTLTA; via the coding sequence ATGAAATTACTCATTGATAACTATGACAGTTTTACTTATAACCTGTATCAATTGATTGGCCGCTTAACGCCGGACGTACGGGTGATCAAAAATGATGAACTCACGGTCGAAGCGATTGAAGCCTTACAACCCACTCACATTATTTTGTCGCCCGGACCCGGGACACCAGCGCATACGGGTGTCAGCTCCCAGGTGGTTCAACGATTGGCTGGAAAAGTGCCAATTTTGGGCGTCTGCATGGGCTTAGAGGTGTTGGTGACAGCTTTTGGTGGCCAACTCCGCGCTGCTCACCAGTTGGTACATGGTCAGGCGACGCTGATGCAGGTCAAAGCCTCACCACTCTTTCAAGATTGCCCGATGCAGTTCATGGCGGCGCGCTACCATTCGCTAGTGGCAGATTCGTCCCAGTTACCCGGCAATTTCAGGGTGATTGGGACCAATGACGACCAGGAGATCATGGCAATTGAGGATGCCGGCCGTCATCTGTATGGCGTACAGTTTCATCCGGAATCCATCATGACACCGGCGCCAATTGGTGAACAACTGATTCGTAATTTTTTGACACTAACCGCTTAA